In Bacillus cereus ATCC 14579, a single window of DNA contains:
- a CDS encoding YkvS family protein, protein MKANVGDTILFQRNNLKITGSVLKLYTESVLVEITNVSGGTFEFDRTIVNHKNYKVLNTNT, encoded by the coding sequence ATGAAAGCAAACGTAGGGGATACTATACTTTTTCAACGAAATAATTTAAAGATTACAGGATCTGTATTAAAACTTTATACTGAATCGGTCTTAGTTGAAATTACAAATGTAAGCGGTGGTACTTTTGAATTTGATCGAACAATTGTAAATCATAAAAACTATAAAGTTTTAAATACAAATACATAA
- the dhbA gene encoding 2,3-dihydro-2,3-dihydroxybenzoate dehydrogenase translates to MNLGEFDGQTVLVTGAAQGIGSVVAKMFLERGATVIAVDQNEEGLNVLLNQNELNKTRMKTFRLDVSNSAAVEDMVNHIANEIAPIDILINVAGVLRMGPIHSLSDEDWNKTFSVNTTGVFNMSRAVSKNMMLRKSGAIVTVGSNAANTPRMEMAAYAASKAATTMFMKCLGLELAAYNIRCNLVSPGSTETEMQRLLWADENGAKNIIAGSQNTYRLGIPLQKIAQPSEVAEAVLFLASDRASHITMHNLCVDGGATLGV, encoded by the coding sequence ATGAACTTAGGGGAATTTGATGGGCAAACAGTTTTAGTAACAGGTGCAGCACAAGGCATAGGCAGTGTTGTTGCCAAAATGTTTTTAGAAAGAGGAGCCACAGTTATTGCGGTTGATCAAAATGAAGAGGGGTTAAATGTACTCTTAAATCAAAATGAATTAAATAAAACACGTATGAAAACGTTTCGTTTAGATGTGAGTAATAGCGCTGCTGTTGAAGACATGGTAAATCATATTGCAAATGAAATAGCGCCAATAGATATTTTAATAAATGTTGCAGGGGTTTTACGTATGGGACCAATTCATTCGTTAAGTGATGAAGATTGGAATAAAACATTCTCTGTAAATACTACAGGGGTTTTCAATATGTCCCGAGCGGTAAGTAAAAATATGATGTTAAGAAAATCAGGGGCAATTGTTACAGTCGGTTCAAATGCGGCAAATACGCCGAGAATGGAGATGGCTGCGTATGCTGCGTCAAAGGCTGCAACGACGATGTTTATGAAATGTTTAGGACTAGAGCTTGCGGCATACAATATACGCTGCAACTTAGTTTCTCCAGGTTCTACTGAAACTGAGATGCAAAGATTACTATGGGCTGATGAGAATGGAGCTAAAAATATAATTGCTGGTTCTCAAAATACATATAGACTCGGAATTCCATTACAAAAAATTGCACAACCTTCAGAAGTTGCTGAAGCCGTGTTATTTTTAGCCTCAGATAGAGCAAGTCATATTACAATGCACAATTTATGTGTCGATGGCGGTGCTACGTTAGGAGTTTAA
- a CDS encoding L-lactate MFS transporter, producing MKKSTVNPWFVVLGTVIVQMGLGTIYTWSLFNQPLVSKYGWSLNAVAITFSITSLSLAFSTLFASKLQEKWGLRKLIMIAGLALGLGLILSSQASSLILLYVLAGVVVGYADGTAYITSLSNLIKWFPERKGLIAGISVSAYGSGSLIFKYVNAQLIESVGVSQAFIYWGLIVTAMIVIGACLIHQAADQGAVHETKTKEYTTKEMLGTKQVYLLFIMLFTSCMSGLYLIGMVKDIGVQLVGLSAATAANAVAMVAIFNTLGRIILGPLSDKIGRLKIVTGTFVVMASSVLVLSFVDLNYGIYFVCVASVAFCFGGNITIFPAIVGDFFGMKNHSKNYGIVYQGFGFGALAGSFIGALLGGFKPTFMVIGVLCVVSFIIAILIQAPKQKKEQEEEYRSVA from the coding sequence ATGAAAAAATCAACTGTTAATCCATGGTTTGTTGTCCTTGGCACAGTTATAGTACAAATGGGGCTTGGGACGATATATACATGGAGTTTATTCAATCAGCCTTTAGTTAGTAAATACGGTTGGAGTCTTAACGCTGTTGCGATAACTTTCTCAATTACTAGTCTTTCTTTAGCATTTTCAACTTTATTTGCGAGTAAATTGCAAGAAAAATGGGGACTTCGTAAACTTATTATGATAGCTGGATTAGCATTAGGACTAGGGTTAATACTTAGTTCACAAGCTTCTTCATTAATATTGCTTTATGTACTAGCAGGAGTTGTTGTAGGTTATGCAGATGGTACAGCATATATCACTTCACTATCAAATTTAATAAAGTGGTTTCCAGAGCGTAAAGGTTTAATTGCTGGTATTTCTGTCTCTGCATATGGTTCAGGTAGCTTAATCTTTAAATACGTTAACGCACAGTTGATTGAATCAGTTGGTGTATCGCAAGCATTTATATACTGGGGTTTAATTGTTACAGCTATGATTGTAATTGGTGCTTGTTTAATCCATCAAGCTGCAGATCAAGGAGCAGTTCATGAAACAAAAACTAAGGAATACACAACGAAAGAAATGTTAGGCACAAAACAAGTATACTTATTATTTATCATGTTATTTACATCATGTATGAGTGGCTTATACTTAATTGGTATGGTAAAAGACATTGGTGTTCAACTTGTAGGACTTAGCGCAGCAACAGCAGCTAATGCGGTGGCTATGGTTGCAATCTTCAATACATTAGGTCGTATCATTTTAGGACCGTTATCGGATAAAATTGGGCGTTTAAAAATCGTTACTGGTACTTTTGTTGTTATGGCGAGTTCAGTCTTAGTTCTAAGTTTTGTAGATTTAAATTATGGTATTTACTTCGTATGTGTAGCAAGTGTAGCGTTTTGCTTTGGTGGAAATATCACTATTTTCCCAGCTATTGTTGGTGATTTCTTCGGTATGAAAAACCATAGTAAGAACTACGGAATTGTGTATCAAGGATTTGGATTTGGGGCGCTTGCAGGTTCCTTTATCGGTGCACTTCTAGGTGGATTCAAACCAACGTTCATGGTGATCGGTGTATTATGTGTCGTGTCATTCATTATCGCAATTTTAATTCAAGCACCTAAACAGAAAAAAGAACAAGAAGAAGAGTATCGCAGCGTAGCATAA
- a CDS encoding ArsR/SmtB family transcription factor translates to MTTYTSEMRKTLVSEEDVDILKIMAHPIRLQIVNELSTRKTCNVTQLTELLNIPQSTVSQHLSKMKGKVLRAERRGLEIYYHINNLKASKIVNVLGYIN, encoded by the coding sequence ATGACAACATATACGAGTGAAATGAGAAAAACTTTAGTTTCAGAAGAAGATGTAGATATTTTAAAAATTATGGCGCATCCAATCAGACTGCAAATTGTAAATGAATTAAGTACGAGAAAAACTTGTAATGTAACACAATTAACAGAGTTACTGAATATTCCGCAATCTACTGTTTCACAACATTTATCAAAAATGAAGGGTAAAGTGTTACGAGCAGAGAGAAGAGGTTTAGAAATTTATTATCATATTAACAATTTAAAAGCGAGTAAGATTGTTAATGTTTTAGGGTATATAAACTAG